One Lepus europaeus isolate LE1 chromosome 7, mLepTim1.pri, whole genome shotgun sequence DNA segment encodes these proteins:
- the LOC133764048 gene encoding putative vomeronasal receptor-like protein 4 — MSSLKHVYYFQAGIGVLANAFLLLFFTFTIYRDHRPKPTDMATWHLAFVHIVMLFTVQDSLSANMFMSLNFPNDFKCKALLYMSRVMRGLSICTTCLLSIIQVITISPSTFFLTRFKHKLTNYVSHALFCFWSLNLSSNSIMIIYTVGHSNMTNLLSVSKYCSLSSVNSIIMELFFVLTLSQNVFFVGIMLLSSAYMVNLLSSHQKRSGYIHSINISPRISPAKRATHTVLLLVTFFVIIYCLDIIISSFSTMLWKYDPVVLDVQRLVGNVYATVSPLVLISSDKRIIGILQNVIDMISISKH; from the coding sequence ATGTCATCATTAAAACATGTGTATTATTTCCAAGCTGGCATTGGAGTCTTAGCCAatgccttccttcttctcttcttcaCCTTCACCATCTACCGGGATCATAGGCCTAAGCCCACTGACATGGCCACATGGCACTTGGCTTTTGTCCACATAGTAATGCTATTCACTGTACAGGATAGTTTATCTGCAAACATGTTCATGTCGCTGAATTTTCCAAATGACTTCAAATGTAAGGCTTTGCTCTATATGAGCAGGGTGATGAGGGGCCTGTCCATCTGTACCACCTGCCTcctgagcatcatccaggtcatcACCATCAGCCCCAGCACCTTCTTCTTGACAAGATTTAAACATAAACTCACAAATTATGTTAGCCATGCTCTCTTCTGTTTTTGGTCCCTCAACTTGTCTTCCAATAGCATCATGATCATCTACACTGTAGGTCATTCCAACATGACCAATCTACTCAGTGTCAGTAAGTACTGCTCACTTTCCTCGGTGAACTCCATCATCATGGAATTATTTTTCGTTCTTACATTGTCTCAAAATGTCTTCTTTGTAGGAATCATGCTGCTCTCCAGTGCATACATGGTGAATCTCTTATCTAGCCACCAGAAGAGGTCTGGGTACATTCACAGCATAAATATTTCCCCAAGAATCTCCCCAGCAAAAAGGGCCACCCATACTGTGCTGCTGCTTGTGACTTTCTTTGTGATCATCTACTGTTTGGATATCATCATTTCATCCTTCTCCACCATGTTGTGGAAATATGATCCAGTTGTTCTGGATGTCCAGAGGCTTGTGGGAAATGTCTATGCCACTGTCAGCCCCTTGGTGCTAATTAGTTCTGATAAAAGAATAATTGGTATTCTACAAAATGTGATTGATATGATATCAATTTcaaaacactga